One Drosophila kikkawai strain 14028-0561.14 chromosome 3L, DkikHiC1v2, whole genome shotgun sequence genomic window carries:
- the Jarid2 gene encoding uncharacterized protein Jarid2 yields the protein MVVSKDNKRRRKETETPPPPPPPPAPAVATPTAAGTATPAIESSPEMPKRTKVQAQRKFAQGQSAPTSSSSSIAAYSAAAAAGSGTGSGPSTSGVDSSQPPIEILPNKCPKAQDFLTFLCFRGTPALPAHLDYLNQGKSKDSAKEAGNNAVGGQANNNNNAKKVANNSRQQTTGMGAGGKKKRGRPAKSAGGKKAAEAETTASTEKSASMAADKAVSDKNNLIAVRQPAVPSPTLATAPAPAPAPSVLPGAVRKRAEIVTDGNRRGGRGRTAAVTGAATTSNDNKRRSNRAITKESKSVIENDNESEEDEEEDQKRHEAVDDDDDEFFSAHDATSRNGEAEAKAESPIKTEEKARRGRPSGGKKQAEPSEAQQTALKDKAPVKRVRQRESPIFIPSPESSGRMTRQRAFFEPVKVPPHQEETATPEPPKEEPESPEKSEPEPEPIKKAKEATKEKTNSSIYAKDAKQQLENGDSQHGAGAKGKKSLNVFDFSSDDEQPLAKSIKLKKGGKGASPKKGGAAAAAAPAARNRKAIAKKLEKEKLEKEREKLEMEKEREKERREKELEKEKKEKEKEKEPIPEIKVEEPPSGGKRGKAGKKKAEDPPADEQDLAPPLSKKAAPNARGSRKSAKGKTSEDSAETEPQRSQRPSRKTKEAAAIYMGIIGHKLQLADDEEDDLSLSSFPDIPNVKEMEKMENEIKRNAAGKLSVPEATTVLPAGKSNRKPSPRPKDSSAGAPAPVAKYETPSPPEAEEEKPPPPARRGRPPKQAKATGGAAAPPPPPKPPIEGMLVKKGSLAKISEQAKPKAKSEHLKVDSDEEEDFLINEELNETKRKLEKSFSDSDDEPLAIKVPSVMVATSLVKEKEEASPAKVLSPQPPKLVATPSPTISAPAPVFSAAATPPLLPPTTTSTPTTQLTMLPLTAKATPTLGGPMPSMFPGMHASYSPVKAMEKKPPVPTSKILNVPATYALPGSASGSGTVGGFQKTSSYLPQASPHYHSGYVRPPPTPTHQFGSGGAPSGSKTPSQGTTSSSPLKYQTPPTTYPPPIEAYQCPKINPNFLTPKYERSPLPPPRSSASNSFPSPSPVKFMPTSSTTVTTTTSVGTPSSIAATKSPLAPPPPSPPVSQVMIQTSSLNLSTSIAATVNAAPMAVASTSAAAAQQAAAQQAAAAVVAGGVTATATPPPAHSNSGGGGAAAPNSDPLKDEIGSILAQATLMPSKEESGKIFGIASVSLAQSSGPDNTKCTLGKCGSIHKPVLGPVVPTEGYFGDQLSSKERRKAKVNMTHEQIQKWLIECSSNPDEIQDDLDDDFDDSLRPQQSTTPPPTRDDKELSASFSSSSKNTRGDLGKSESAWSAKGPSLKATPVLVTPPSRKEQLEQAEAVKDCCDALDYDKSSTTPVNLTQKLNANETLSAAADKKINERKTKDSVKASSTAKTSNQQPRSAAATPPTPISTPTPVPQASAKSSPTPPPVAKQKAEKGKRNAVAGSGVTAMPSPPPAAPTPPNPKRTPVYNQKGSRAQQQQQAQQQVEAKSPANLPTKKESVYAFGKEEEATSIKASSNRRRADPSPVPPAPATVPNALSERSPTKKRAAAAAAATAVQLTLSPTENCKIEGKPKATTGRGAKKAQQQQPAPAAAAAPVEPSGDSDAEGATFYIPLQGAGVGGSGDGGIQGVAVKLGREGPDGPNQKVVMQATLVTKAQMDTNSKPLPESLNTNELVKTLLHAASNDAASATTTTSLKSTPKASTSAAAGTGAAAGAATAPGAASSLVRVNSNSSLFSGSAKSRTAAQTSSTAAAVAKKYKDDTPIKMANNTAFPRHDDPTQMVEAPIFRPTEKEFADPIEFIERITPIAARFGICKIIPPASFKPECRISDEMRFTAYNQYVHKMLHRWGPSAKELSAIKKYLATQSIVMNHPPWIGGMEVDLPRLYHTVQELGGLKEVIEKKKWSRVAEEMCIPKLAQDRVTKLDDIYCKYLLPYDTLSPAERQKLFDEVEADWAKREARARRNADRFVNTESVSNEEDDVSSDEDEESEEEIDGVSMECIVKGRSMPLSQFYRIARNTMALWFKSTDPTVNEVEAEFWRHVAVRDSHVCVHSGSIDSSGWGYGFPSPGPKGKGSNYARHPWNLKVLTNNVGSVLRSLGPVMGVTVPTLHVGMLFSACCWYRDPHGLSWIEYLHTGASKLWYGIPDDQSANFRSALTSLIPTHCQNKTIWLPCDTVMVPPHMLTDRGVSLCRIEQKPGEFIVVFPRAYTSSLATGYVVSESVYFATMSWLDLAKDDFRDIHESCEPAMFSLEQLLFALGYDQRVNSEALHQMLPMLNEVCEKESAAREQLRAAGVTSTEKVQAEKGQKAKKQQQPPHKSIESECDLCRANLYISMVRTEEGSIYCLQHALKNLNNGNIQAKQCKLIYAYNVDDIQQLIRQLQEKIHHKAAVKKK from the exons ATGGTTGTCTCCAAAGACAACAAGCGTCGCCGAAAGGAGACGGAGACCCCACCGcccccgccgccaccacctGCGCCAGCGGTGGCCACTCCAACGGCGGCCGGAACGGCGACTCCGGCCATTGAGTCGTCACCCGAAATGCCCAAGAG AACGAAGGTGCAGGCTCAACGCAAGTTTGCCCAGGGTCAGAGTGCTCCAACCAGCAGCTCGTCAAGTATTGCCGCTTATagtgcagcagcggcagcaggatCTGGCACTGGATCTGGGCCCAGCACCTCGGGAGTGGATAGCTCCCAGCCGCCGATCGAGATTCTGCCGAACAAGTGTCCCAAGGCCCAGGATTTCCTCACCTTTCTCTGCTTTCGCGGCACTCCAGCGCTGCCGGCGCACTTGGACTACCTTAATCAGGGCAAGTCAAAGGATTCGGCCAAGGAGGCTGGTAATAACGCAGTCGGCGGTCAGgccaacaataataacaacgcCAAAAAGGTCGCCAACAATAGTCGACAACAGACGACGGGCATGGGAGCGGGCGGCAAGAAGAAGCGCGGCCGTCCTGCCAAATCAGCAGGTGGCAAGAAAGCAGCGGAGGCGGAAACGACGGCGTCCACCGAGAAAAGCGCCTCAATGGCAGCAGACAAAGCAGTCAGTGATAAAAACAATCTCATTGCGGTCAGACAGCCTGCAGTTCCTTCGCCAACGCTAGCGactgctccagctccagctcctgctccctcTGTGTTGCCAGGAGCTGTACGCAAGCGGGCGGAGATCGTCACCGATGGCAACCGACGTGGTGGAAGAGGGAGGACAGCAGCTGTAACTGGAGCAGCCACCACCTCCAACGATAATAAACGGCGCTCGAATCGTGCCATCACTAAGGAGAGTAAATCCGTGATAGAAAATGATAACGAATcggaggaggacgaggaggaggatcagAAAAGACACGAGGCAgtcgatgatgatgacgacgagtTCTTCTCCGCCCACGATGCCACCTCCCGCAACGGTGAAGCCGAGGCAAAGGCAGAAAGTCCTATAAAAACAgaggagaaagccaggcgaGGACGTCCCTCGGGCGGCAAGAAACAAGCAGAGCCGTCTGAAGCCCAACAAACAGCGCTGAAGGACAAGGCGCCCGTAAAGCGTGTTAGGCAAAGGGAATCgcctatttttataccctcaCCCGAATCCTCGGGTCGCATGACTAGACAGCGGGCTTTTTTCGAGCCCGTCAAGGTTCCGCCGCATCAAGAGGAGACTGCGACCCCGGAGCCGCCCAAGGAAGAGCCCGAATCACCAGAAAAGTCGGAACCCGAACCAGAGCCCATCAAGAAGGCAAAGGAAGCCACCAAGGAGAAGACGAATTCTAGTATTTATGCCAAAGACGccaagcagcagctggagaaCGGAGACAGTCAACATGGTGCAGGAGCCAAGGGCAAGAAGAGCTTGAATGTCTTTGATTTCAGCTCGGATGACGAACAGCCGCTGGCAAAGTCTATTAAGCTGAAAAAGGGCGGCAAGGGGGCGAGCCCCAAGAAgggaggagcagctgctgcagctgctccggcGGCCAGGAATCGTAAGGCGATTGCTAAAAAGTTAGAAAAGGAAAAGCTGGAGAAGGAGAGGGAAAAGCTGGAGATGGAAAAGGAAAGGGAGAAGGAAAGAAGGGAGAAAGAGCtcgaaaaggaaaaaaaagaaaaggagaaGGAAAAGGAGCCTATTCCCGAGATCAAAGTGGAGGAACCGCCGAGTGGAGGGAAGCGCGGCAAGGCAGGCAAAAAGAAAGCTGAGGATCCACCAGCCGACGAGCAGGACTTGGCGCCCCCTCTGTCCAAGAAGGCCGCACCTAATGCCCGCGGTTCTAGGAAATCAGCGAAAGGCAAAACCTCGGAGGATTCCGCAGAGACAGAGCCTCAGAGATCTCAGCGACCTTCCCGCAAAACGAAGGAGGCAGCTGCCATCTACATGGGCATCATTGGCCACAAACTGCAGCTGgccgacgacgaggaggacgacCTGTCGCTGAGCAGCTTTCCAGACATACCCAATGTCAAGGAGATGGAGAAGATGGAGAACGAAATCAAGCGCAATGCGGCGGGAAAGTTAAGCGTGCCGGAGGCCACGACGGTGCTTCCGGCAGGCAAATCCAACCGTAAGCCGTCGCCCCGTCCCAAGGATTCGTCAGCAGGTGCACCAGCCCCAGTTGCCAAGTACGAGACCCCCTCCCCTCCAGAAGCCGAGGAGGAGAAGCCACCGCCTCCAGCACGACGTGGACGTCCGCCTAAGCAGGCCAAGGCAACTGGCGGAGCAGCGGCACCGCCACCGCCCCCAAAGCCGCCCATCGAAGGCATGCTGGTGAAGAAGGGCTCCCTGGCCAAAATATCCGAGCAGGCCAAGCCCAAAGCAAAGTCCGAACATTTGAAAGTCGACtccgacgaggaggaggacttTCTCATCAACGAGGAGCTGAACGAAACCAAGCGCAAGCTGGAGAAGAGTTTCAGTGACTCGGACGACGAGCCGCTGGCCATAAAGGTGCCATCCGTGATGGTGGCGACCTCGTTGgtgaaggagaaggaggaagCATCGCCGGCCAAGGTGCTCAGTCCGCAGCCCCCAAAGCTCGTGGCCACGCCATCGCCTACCATCtcggctccagctccagtattctctgctgctgctactcctCCTTTGCTTCCGCCGACCACGACCAGCACTCCCACCACCCAGCTGACTATGCTGCCGCTGACGGCAaaggccacgcccacgctggGCGGCCCCATGCCCAGCATGTTCCCGGGCATGCACGCCAGCTATTCCCCGGTGAAGGCCATGGAAAAGAAGCCGCCGGTGCCCACGTCGAAGATCCTCAATGTACCCGCCACCTACGCTTTGCCAGGGAGTGCCAGTGGGAGCGGAACGGTAGGCGGTTTCCAGAAGACCTCCTCTTACCTGCCGCAAGCCTCGCCTCACTATCATTCCGGATATGTGCGTCCGCCTCCCACGCCAACGCATCAGTTTGGCAGCGGCGGAGCACCATCCGGGAGTAAGACTCCCTCGCAGGGCACCACATCCTCTTCCCCGCTGAAGTATCAGACGCCGCCAACTACCTATCCGCCACCCATCGAGGCGTATCAGTGCCCCAAGATCAATCCGAACTTTCTAACGCCCAAATACGAGCGGAGTCCATTGCCGCCGCCGCGTTCCTCGGCCAGTAACAGCTTTCCCAGCCCTTCGCCGGTTAAGTTTATGCCCACGTCAAGCACAACTGTCACCACGACAACGTCAGTGGGCACGCCGTCGTCCATCGCCGCCACTAAGAGCCCTTTagctccgccgccgccatcgCCGCCGGTCAGTCAGGTGATGATCCAGACGTCCAGCTTAAATCTGAGCACTAGCATAGCGGCCACCGTGAATGCAGCACCAATGGCCGTGGCATccacatcagcagcagcggcacagcaggcggcggcacagcaagcggcggcagcagtAGTGGCTGGAGGAGTCACGGCCACGGCCACACCTCCGCCAGCGCACAGCAATAGTGGAGGTGGCGGTGCTGCCGCTCCCAATTCCGATCCCCTGAAAGACGAGATTGGAAGCATACTGGCGCAGGCCACCCTCATGCCCAGCAAGGAGGAATCCGGCAAGATCTTTGGGATTGCCAGTGTGAGCTTGGCCCAGAGTTCGGGGCCAGACAACACCAAGTGCACCCTGGGCAAGTGCGGATCCATTCACAAGCCTGTGCTTGGGCCAGTGGTGCCGACGGAGGGTTATTTCGGTGACCAGTTGTCCAGCAAGGAGCGACGCAAGGCAAAGGTGAATATGACCCACGAGCAGATCCAGAAGTGGCTCATCGAGTGCTCATCCAATCCGGATGAGATCCAAGATGACTTGGATGATGATTTCGATGATAGTCTGCGCCCGCAGCAATCCACAACGCCGCCTCCCACAAGGGATGACAAGGAGCTGAGTGCCAGCTTTAGTTCTTCATCGAAGAACACGCGCGGTGATCTGGGCAAGAGCGAGAGTGCCTGGTCGGCAAAGGGGCCGTCTCTGAAGGCCACACCCGTACTGGTTACGCCACCCAGTCGCAAGGAGCAGTTAGAGCAGGCGGAGGCGGTCAAGGATTGCTGCGATGCCTTGGATTATGACAAGTCCTCCACGACGCCAGTGAATCTCACACAGAAACTCAACGCCAATGAGACACTGTCAGCCGCCGCCGACAAGAAGATTAACGAGCGCAAGACCAAGGATTCGGTGAAGGCATCCTCGACAGCCAAAACGTCTAATCAGCAGCCGCGAAGTGCCGCCGCCACGCCTCCCACTCCTATATCGACGCCCACTCCTGTACCTCAGGCCTCAGCCAAGAGCAGTcccacgccgccgccggtgGCCAAGCAGAAAGCGGAGAAGGGCAAGAGGAATGCCGTAGCAGGTTCTGGAGTGACGGCTATGCCTTCACCGCCGCCCGCGGCACCCACTCCGCCGAATCCGAAGCGAACGCCGGTCTACAACCAAAAGGGGAGCAGggcacaacagcagcagcaggcacagcAACAGGTGGAGGCCAAGTCCCCAGCTAATCTTCCCACCAAGAAGGAATCTGTTTACGCCTTtggcaaggaggaggaggcgacCAGCATTAAGGCGTCCAGCAATCGTCGGCGAGCGGATCCCAGTCCAGTTCCTCCTGCTCCCGCTACCGTGCCCAATGCGCTGAGTGAGAGATCGCCTACCAAGaagcgagcagcagcagcggcggcagccaCAGCAGTCCAACTGACTCTAAGTCCCACGGAGAACTGTAAGATCGAGGGCAAGCCGAAGGCCACAACTGGAAGGGGTGCCAAGAAggcacaacagcagcaacctgctccagcagcagcggcagccccTGTAGAACCCAGTGGGGATTCGGATGCAGAGGGAGCCACCTTCTACATTCCGCTTCAGGGCGCTGGCGTTGGCGGCAGCGGTGACGGAGGCATTCAAGGTGTGGCTGTCAAGCTGGGACGCGAGGGCCCTGACGGACCGAACCAGAAGGTGGTTAtgcaggccaccctggtgacCAAGGCCCAGATGGATACCAACTCAAAGCCGCTGCCCGAGTCTTTGAATACCAACGAGTTGGTAAAGACGCTTCTCCATGCGGCCAGCAATGATGCAGCCTCCGCCACGACTACAACCAGCCTCAAAAGCACGCCCAAGGCCAGCACTTCGGCAGCAGCGGGAacgggagcagcagctggtGCTGCTACTGCTCCAGGAGCTGCCTCCAGCTTGGTGCGTGTCAACTCCAACTCCTCGCTCTTTTCCGGCTCGGCCAAGTCAAGGACAGCCGCCCAGACAAGTTCCACAGCGGCGGCCGTTGCCAAGAAGTACAAGGATGACACACCCATAAAGATGGCCAATAACACGGCCTTTCCGCGTCACGACGATCCCACCCAAATGGTGGAGGCACCCATTTTCCGGCCCACGGAGAAGGAATTCGCCGATCCCATTGAGTTTATCGAGAGGATCACACCGATTGCGGCCAGATTTGGCATCTGCAAGATCATTCCGCCGGCGAGCTTCAAGCCAGAGTGCCGGATATCGGACGAGATGCGATTCACCGCCTATAATCAGTATGTGCACAAGATGCTCCATCGCTGGGGCCCCAGTGCCAAGGAGCTGAGTGCGATCAAAAAGTATTTGGCGACCCAGAGCATCGTGATGAATCATCCGCCGTGGATCGGTGGCATGGAGGTGGACCTGCCGCGGCTGTATCACACGGTGCAGGAGCTGGGCGGCCTCAAAGAGGTGATCGAGAAGAAGAAATGGTCGCGAGTGGCGGAGGAAATGTGCATACCCAAGCTGGCCCAGGATCGGGTGACCAAGCTGGATGACATCTACTGCAAGTACCTGCTGCCATACGACACGCTCTCGCCGGCGGAACGCCAGAAGCTCTTCGACGAGGTGGAAGCGGATTGGGCTAAGCGGGAGGCAAGGGCGCGACGAAATGCAGATCGATTCGTGAACACGGAGAGCGTGTCCAATGAGGAGGATGATGTGAGCAgcgacgaggatgaggagtCCGAGGAGGAGATCGATGGCGTGTCCATGGAGTGTATAGTCAAGGGCCGAAGCATGCCGCTCAGCCAATTTTATAGAATAGCCCGGAATACAATGGCGCTGTGGTTCAAGAGCACGGATCCCACGGTCAATGAGGTGGAGGCTGAGTTTTGGCGTCATGTTGCTGTGCGGGACAGCCATGTGTGCGTCCACTCGGGCTCCATTGACAGCTCCGGTTGGGGCTATGGCTTTCCCAGTCCGGGTCCCAAAGGCAAGGGCTCCAACTATGCCAGGCATCCGTGGAACCTGAAAGTGCTGACCAATAACGTGGGCTCTGTGCTGCGCTCCTTGGGCCCCGTTATGGGCGTCACAGTGCCAACGCTTCACGTTGGCATGTTGTTCTCCGCATGCTGCTGGTACCGCGATCCCCATGGCCTGTCCTGGATCGAGTACCTTCACACGGGGGCCTCTAAGCTGTGGTACGGCATTCCCGACGATCAGAGTGCCAACTTCAGATCGGCTTTGACGTCGCTGATTCCAACGCACTGCCAGAACAAGACCATCTGGCTGCCCTGTGATACGGTCATGGTGCCGCCGCACATGCTCACAGATCGTGGTGTGTCGCTGTGCCGCATCGAGCAGAAGCCGGGCGAATTTATTGTGGTCTTCCCCAGGGCCTACACCTCCAGCCTGGCCACTGGCTATGTGGTCTCCGAGAGCGTCTACTTTGCCACCATGTCGTGGCTGGATCTGGCCAAGGATGATTTCAGG GACATCCATGAAAGCTGTGAGCCCGCCATGTTCTCACTGGAGCAACTGCTCTTTGCCTTGGGCTACGATCAGCGTGTAAACTCGGAGGCTCTGCATCAGATGCTACCCATGCTGAATGAGGTGTGCGAAAAGGAATCGGCAGCCAGGGAGCAGCTTAGA gctGCCGGCGTAACATCCACCGAGAAAGTGCAGGCGGAAAAGGGTCAGAAGGCCAAGAAGCAACAACAGCCGCCGCACAAGTCAATTGAGAGCGAATGCGATCTGTGCCGCGCCAACCTGTACATATCGATGGTGCGCACCGAGGAGGGCAGCATCTACTGCCTGCAGCATGCGCTCAAGAACCTCAACAATGGCAATATTCAGGCCAAGcaatgcaagctgatttacGCATACAATGTGGACGACATACAGCAGTTGATCCGTCAGCTGCAGGAGAAGATCCATCACAAGGCGGCGGTGAAGAAAAAGTAG
- the pall gene encoding F-box only protein 28, giving the protein MNLLDLPQTVLQDIFELLPYDEVAKKREVCTRFNFICQKVLNAGFNKVIMEHAKSFKRIKSMLPRRESERRSHILSRHSDILTSIETRISMLTMTYSKFIDLNICCFIPGRVLDEINGILRILSVSTKQLRPHEVLQELRDISSMAIEHFDEKIAVNFKLEHRKQLAESTAAGTRLVVCRTLGDISFSGVKRTGISRPVDHAIHQAIVSLSPLCANNQTRPAENSSSSPERLKKHLIKQHKLQKRIVQRVRSLEVARKVQDRRLQEANSTITELTTQVSELKRQLEDVVANMPGGAIKRQAVASTDCPAMKKPKV; this is encoded by the exons ATGAATCTCTTGGACCTGCCGCAGACGGTGCTTCAGGACATTTTCGAATTGCTGCCCTACGATGAAGTGGCAAAAAAGCGTGAG GTCTGCACTAGGTTCAACTTCATCTGTCAAAAGGTTCTGAATGCCGGATTCAATAAAGTGATCATGGAACATGCCAAGAGCTTTAAACGCATCAAGTCCATGCTGCCACGCCGGGAGTCGGAGCGAAG GAGCCACATCCTCTCCCGGCACTCGGACATCCTCACCTCTATTGAGACGCGGATATCCATGCTAACGATGACCTACTCCAAGTTTATTGATCTCAACATCTGCTGCTTTATACCGGGTCGCGTCTTGGACGAGATAAACGGCATATTGCGTATACTGAGCGTTTCCACCAAGCAGTTGCGACCACACGAGGTGCTACAGGAGCTGCGCGACATCTCCTCGATGGCCATCGAACACTTTGATGAAAAGATCGCCGTGAATTTCAAGCTGGAGCACCGGAAGCAACTGGCTGAGTCTACGGCGGCGGGCACCCGCTTGGTAGTGTGCCGGACCCTCGGCGACATCAGCTTTAGCGGCGTCAAGCGAACAGGAATCAGTCGGCCTGTCGACCATGCAATCCATCAGGCCATCGTGTCGCTCTCACCGCTCTGCGCCAACAATCAAACGAGACCAGCGGAGAACTCCAGCTCCAGTCCGGAGCGACTGAAGAAGCACCTGATCAAGCAGCACAAGCTGCAAAAGCGAATCGTGCAGAGGGTGCGCAGCCTGGAGGTGGCACGCAAGGTTCAGGATCGTCGCCTGCAGGAGGCGAACAGCACCATCACCGAACTGACCACCCAGGTGTCCGAGCTAAAGCGCCAGCTGGAGGATGTGGTGGCCAATATGCCCGGTGGGGCCATCAAACGGCAGGCAGTGGCCAGCACCGACTGCCCCGCAATGAAGAAGCCCAAGGTCTAG
- the LOC108078661 gene encoding uncharacterized protein, producing the protein MMLKLVCFSCWLMVVIGAVVAIEVQKFGYLFNPPQAEHAPQHHEEKQDLNKIPGVPGVDYPVYHEVPHTHFSCHNVPATPGMYANVETGCQAYHVCHDGREGHQGASFLCTNGTIFNQKEFACDWWYNVKCEEATSFYNLNADPEHNPYFPKKKPELEPLGHDLHDASKFLIQA; encoded by the exons ATGATGCTGAAGCTGGTCTGTTTCTCTTGTTGGCTAATGGTCGTGATCGGAGCCGTGGTGGCCATCGAAGTGCAG AAATTCGGATATCTGTTCAATCCACCCCAAGCGGAACACGCGCCGCAGCATCATGAGGAGAAGCAAGATCTGAACAAGATACCCGGTGTTCCGGGCGTGGACTATCCGGTCTACCATGAGGTGCCCCACACTCACTTCAGTTGCCACAATGTCCCGGCCACGCCCGGCATGTACGCCAATGTGGAGACTGGCTGTCAGGCGTATCACGTCTGCCACGATGGACGCGAAGGTCACCAGGGTGCCTCGTTCCTCTGCACCAACGGAACCATTTTCAATCAGAAGGAGTTCGCATGCGACTGGTGGTACAATGTCAAGTGCGAAGAGGCCACCAGCTTTTATAA TTTGAATGCTGATCCGGAACACAACCCCTACTTTCCCAAGAAGAAGCCTGAGCTGGAGCCTCTTGGTCATGATCTTCATGATGCTAGCAAATTTCTGATACAAGCCTAG
- the LOC108078660 gene encoding uncharacterized protein, which produces MKMPSPLVISLIAVLYLCLSPSIIAQDSELAERNHKKRQIYREQVLPHAGGKIPDTAFETDRLFLNRLQKEGIAVPDGIVPEQRNPQVYQYYSKPMRTVFHIALSSDGRFTPREGRYHYRQVPTVETTYLYPQAVGRQHVVVPPKHALPVYRQLQLHNPLLNQVKLQPKKMPNFLDLAPTVGKSQTNPLAGSAKAQSYQNVNLRHGHSPVLPAFKKTSRGSKTYVDSYGTTHLYSEFDDLLKKLNLPQMARKNY; this is translated from the exons ATGAAAATGCCATCACCCCTGGTGATCTCGCTGATCGCAGTGCTTTATCTCTGCCTGAGTCCAAGCATAATTGCCCAAGACTCTGAGCTGGCGGAACGCAACCACAAG AAACGCCAAATCTATCGGGAGCAAGTCTTGCCACATGCGGGCGGCAAGATCCCAGACACCGCCTTCGAAACGGATCGCTTGTTTCTCAATCGCCTTCAAAAGGAGGGCATCGCAGTGCCCGATGGCATAGTGCCCGAGCAGCGGAATCCAcag GTTTATCAATACTACAGCAAGCCCATGCGCACCGTCTTCCACATCGCCCTCAGCTCGGATGGCAGGTTCACGCCGCGAGAGGGTCGGTATCACTACCGCCAGGTGCCAACAGTGGAGACGACCTACCTGTATCCGCAGGCGGTGGGGCGCCAGCACGTGGTGGTGCCGCCAAAGCATGCCCTGCCTGTCTACCGACAGCTCCAGTTGCACAATCCCCTGCTCAACCAGGTCAAGTTGCAGCCCAAGAAGA TGCCAAATTTTCTGGACCTGGCCCCAACGGTCGGCAAGAGCCAGACGAACCCACTGGCCGGATCGGCCAAGGCGCAGTCGTATCAGAATGTGAATCTCCGGCATGGTCACAGTCCGGTGCTGCCGGCATTCAAAAAGACCTCCCGGGGCAGCAAGACCTATGTGGACAGCTATGGCACAACCCAT CTTTACAGCGAGTTTGACGATTTGCTGAAGAAACTGAACCTGCCGCAAATGGCCCGCAAgaattattag